In Ailuropoda melanoleuca isolate Jingjing chromosome 4, ASM200744v2, whole genome shotgun sequence, the following proteins share a genomic window:
- the MPND gene encoding MPN domain-containing protein — protein sequence MSEGYPSPTVCPEAMLEILDRSGPRPTGKTKLDTDTQASRQAEWLLEGIADGGRGGGGGGGGGGGGCGAGAGAGGCGGPGGALTRRAVTLRVLLKDALLEPGAGVLSIYYLGKKFMGDLQPDGRIVWQETGQVFNSPSAWATHCKKLVNPAKKSGCGWASVKYKGQKLDKYKAAWLRRHQLHIPTAAADESPASEGEEEELLMEEEEEEVLAGVSAEDKSRRPPAKGPGEPAHPEAVPPGKRLENKIRTPVRYCMLGSRDSARNPHTLVEVTSFAAINKFQPFNVAISSNVLFLLDFHSHLTRSEVVGYLGGRWDINSQMLTVLRAFPCRSRLGDADMAATMEDEIYQSLLLRGLSLVGWYHSHPHSPALPSLQDIDSQMDYQLRLQGSSNGFQPCLALLCSPYYSGNPGPESKISPFWVMPPPEQRPSDYGIPMDVEMAYVQDNFLTNDILHEMMLLVEFYKGAPDLVRFQEPWSQEHTYLDKLKISLASRTPKDQGLGHVLEQVYSLLKQGS from the exons atGTCGGAAG GCTACCCTTCCCCCACCGTCTGCCCAGAGGCAATGCTGGAGATCCTGGATAGATCTGGCCCCAGGCCGACAGGGAAGACCAAGCTGGACACAGACACTCAGGCTTCCCGTCAGGCAGAGTGGCTCCTGGAGGGGAT CGCTGACGGggggcgcggcggcggcggcggcggcggcgg AGGAGGAGGCGGCTGCGGGGCCggagccggggcggggggctgcGGCGGGCCGGGGGGCGCGCTCACCAGGCGCGCGGTCACGCTGAGGGTGCTCCTCAAAGACGCGCTGTTGGAGCCGGGCGCCGGGGTGCTGTCCATCTACTACCTG GGGAAGAAGTTCATGGGGGACCTGCAGCCCGACGGGAGGATCGTGTGGCAGGAAACGGGGCAGGTGTTCAACTCACCCAGCGCCTGGGCCACGCACTGCAAAAAGCTGGTGAACCCGGCCAAGAAGTCCGGCTGTGGCTGGGCCTCTGTCAAGTACAAGGGCCAGAAACTGGACAAGTACAAGGCAGCCTGGCTCCGGCGACACCAGCTCCACATTCCCACAGCTGCTGCCGATGAG agCCCGGCCagtgaaggggaggaggaggagctgttgatggaggaagaagaggaggaggttCTGGCAGGGGTCTCCGCGGAGGACAAGAGTCGGAGACCACCTGCGAAGGGGCCCGGGGAGCCTGCCCACCCAG AGGCTGTGCCCCCCGGGAAGCGGTTGGAAAACAAGATCCGGACGCCTGTGCGTTACTGCATGTTGGGCAGTCGCGACTCAGCCAG GAACCCCCACACCCTGGTGGAAGTAACATCGTTTGCTGCCATCAACAAGTTCCAGCCGTTCAACGTGGCCATCTCCAGCAACGTGCTGTTCCTGCTG GACTTCCACAGCCACCTGACTCGCAGCGAGGTCGTGGGGTACCTGGGGGGCCGCTGGGACATCAACAGCCAGA TGCTCACTGTGCTAAGAGCCTTCCCCTGTCGGAGCCGGCTGGGGGACGCGGATATGGCCGCCACCATGGAAGACGAG ATCTACCAGAGCCTACTCCTGCGGGGCCTGTCCCTGGTGGGCTGGTACCACAGCCACCCGCACAGCCCCGCGCTGCCGTCGCTGCAGGACATCGACTCGCAGATGGACTACCAGCTGCGGCTGCAGGGCTCCAGCAATGGCTTCCAGCCCTGCCTGGCCCTGCTCTGCT CGCCTTACTACTCCGGCAATCCGGGGCCCGAGTCCAAGATCTCACCATTCTGGGTGATGCCGCCCCCTGAG CAAAGGCCCAGTGACTACGGCATCCCCATGGACGTGGAGATGGCCTATGTCCAGGACAACTTTCTGACTAATGACATCCTGCATGAGATG ATGCTGCTGGTGGAGTTCTACAAGGGCGCCCCTGACCTCGTGAGGTTCCAGGAGCCCTGGAGCCAGGAGCACACGTACCTCGACAAGCTGAAG ATCTCCCTGGCCAGCAGGACACCCAAAGACCAGGGCCTGGGCCACGTGCTGGAGCAGGTCTACAGCCTTCTTAAACAAGGGAGCTGA
- the FSD1 gene encoding fibronectin type III and SPRY domain-containing protein 1, which yields MEDQRQEALRKIITTLAVKNEEIQSFIYSLKQMLLNVEANSTKVQEDLEAEFQSLFSVLEELKEGMLMKIKQDRASRTYELQNQLAACTRALESSEELLETANQTLQATDRDDFPQAAKQIKDGVTMAPAFRLSLKAKVSDNMNHLMVDFAQERRMLQALKFLPVPSTPVIDLAESLVADNCVTLVWRMPDEDSKIDHYVLEYRRTNFEGPPRLKEEQPWMVIEGIRQTECTLTGLKFDMKYMNFRVKACNKAVAGEFSESVTLETPAFMFRLDASTSHQNLRVDDLSVEWDAMGGKVQDIKAREKDGKGRTASPVNSPARGVPSPKRMSSGRGGRDRFTAESYTVLGKEGRRQGDSRDTPGRALMVGGRRELLQLGKLRQPPTTKLSGNGNPG from the exons ATGGAGGACCAGAGG CAGGAGGCGCTGCGGAAGATCATTACTACCCTGGCCGTGAAGAATGAAGAGATTCAGAGCTTCATCTATTCCCTCAAGCAGATGCTGCTGAACGTGGAG GCAAACTCCACCAAGGTGCAGGAGGACCTGGAGGCCGAGTTCCAGTCCCTCTTTTCTGTCCTGGAGGAGCTGAAGGAGGGCATGCTCATGAAGATAAAGCAGGACCGCGCCAGCCGCACCTACGAGCTGcag AACCAGCTGGCTGCCTGCACTCGGGCCCTGGAGAGCTCCGAGGAGCTTCTGGAGACAGCCAACCAGACCCTGCAGGCCACGGACCGAGACGACTTCCCGCAG GCTGCCAAGCAAATCAAAGATGG TGTGACAATGGCCCCTGCCTTCCGGCTGTCATTGAAGGCCAAGGTCAGCGACAACATGAATCACCTCATGGTGGACTTCGCACAGGAGCGGAGGATGCTACAGGCACTCAAGTTCCTACCTG TGCCCAGCACCCCCGTGATTGACCTGGCCGAGTCCCTGGTGGCAGACAACTGCGTGACCTTGGTGTGGCGCATGCCGGATGAGGACAGCAAGATTGACCACTACGTGCTGGAGTACCGGCGGACCAACTTCGAGGGCCCGCCCCGCCTCAAGGAGGAGCAGCCCTGGATGGTCATCGAGGGCATCAGGCAGACGGAGTGCACCCTGACCG GTCTCAAGTTTGACATGAAATACATGAATTTTCGTGTGAAGGCCTGTAATAAGGCAGTTGCAGGCGAGTTCTCCGAGTCGGTGACCCTGGAGACACCAG CGTTCATGTTCCGCCTGGATGCGTCCACATCTCACCAGAACCTACGGGTGGATGACCTCTCCGTGGAGTGGGACGCCATGGGCGGGAAGGTGCAGGACATCAAGGCTCGCGAGAAAGATGGCAAGGGGCGGACGGCATCTCCGGTCAACTCCCCAGCCAG GGGTGTGCCATCCCCCAAGAGGATGTCCTCGGGTCGTGGGGGTCGGGACCGCTTCACCGCTGAGTCCTACACGGTGCTGGGTAAGGAGGGGCGAAGACAGGGGGACAGCAGGGACACTCCGGGCAGGGCCCTGATGGTGGGGGGTAGGAGAGAACTCCTTcagctagggaaactgaggcaaccACCAACAACAAAGCTTTCTGGGAATG GAAACCCTGGATGA